The following coding sequences lie in one Spinacia oleracea cultivar Varoflay chromosome 1, BTI_SOV_V1, whole genome shotgun sequence genomic window:
- the LOC110786790 gene encoding CBL-interacting protein kinase 2, with product MEKKGSILLERYELGKLLGQGNFAKVYYARDIKTGHNVAIKVIDKDKTLKAGLSEQIKREISVMKLVKHQNVLQLYEVMATKSKIYIVLEYAKGGELFNKVAKGRLKEDIARWIFQQLISAMDVCHSGGVYHRDLKLENLLIDEDGSLKVSDFGLSALADSKQQDGLLHTMCGTPAYVAPEVINRRGYDGAKADIWSCGVILFVLLAGHLPFQDSNLIEMYKKITRADYRCPNWFPPEVRRLLLKILDPNPNTRITISKIMENSWFKKGLGSRPAKLPKLEIKETKHSEVKSFSEISKPSNLNAFDIISLSSGLDLSGLFVGDDRRDDVRFTSLQPSSVIVSKLEEIATNLKLKVSKKDGGYMKLVGSRGRKEEVAIDVDIFEVTPSFHVVEMKKSNGNSMDYQKVLKNEMQPALKDIVWAWQGDGQHQLQRQEMHAHCNPLQPEINVF from the coding sequence ATGGAGAAGAAGGGAAGTATATTGTTGGAAAGGTACGAGTTGGGAAAATTACTGGGGCAGGGAAACTTTGCTAAAGTTTACTATGCTAGGGACATAAAAACCGGGCACAACGTCGCTATTAAGGTCATCGACAAGGACAAAACTTTGAAGGCCGGGCTGAGCGAGCAGATCAAGAGAGAGATTTCGGTCATGAAGTTGGTGAAGCACCAAAATGTCTTACAGCTGTACGAGGTTATGGCTACAAAGAGCAAGATTTACATTGTTTTGGAATACGCAAAAGGCGGTGAGCTTTTTAACAAAGTGGCCAAAGGCAGGCTGAAAGAGGACATTGCTAGGTGGATTTTCCAACAGTTGATCAGTGCTATGGATGTTTGCCACAGCGGTGGTGTTTATCACCGTGATCTGAAGCTTGAGAACTTATTGATTGACGAAGACGGTAGTTTGAAGGTTTCAGATTTCGGATTGAGCGCTCTTGCTGATTCGAAACAGCAGGATGGGTTGCTGCACACGATGTGTGGTACCCCTGCATACGTAGCTCCAGAAGTGATTAATCGAAGAGGGTATGATGGAGCTAAAGCTGATATATGGTCTTGTGGGGTTATCTTGTTTGTTCTGCTTGCTGGTCATCTTCCATTCCAAGATTCAAACTTGATCGAGATGTATAAGAAGATTACACGGGCTGATTACAGATGCCCGAATTGGTTCCCACCTGAGGTCAGAAGACTTCTGTTGAAGATTCTAGATCCAAACCCTAATACTAGGATAACCATTAGTAAAATAATGGAGAATTCCTGGTTCAAGAAAGGGTTAGGGTCTAGACCTGCAAAACTACCTAAACTGGAGATCAAAGAAACCAAGCATTCAGAGGTCAAGTCATTCTCCGAAATTTCAAAACCATCTAATCTCAATGCTTTTGACATCATCTCCTTATCATCAGGACTAGACTTGTCTGGTTTATTTGTGGGAGATGATCGAAGGGATGATGTTCGTTTTACATCCCTGCAACCTTCATCTGTTATAGTGTCAAAACTCGAGGAAATTGCTACAAATCTGAAACTCAAAGTAAGTAAGAAAGACGGTGGATACATGAAGTTAGTCGGGTCAAGAGGTAGAAAGGAGGAAGTAGCCATTGATGTGGACATATTTGAGGTAACACCGTCTTTTCACGTGGTAGAGATGAAGAAATCTAATGGTAATAGCATGGATTATCAGAAGGTGTTGAAAAATGAGATGCAGCCTGCTTTGAAGGACATTGTTTGGGCGTGGCAAGGCGATGGCCAACATCAACTTCAAAGACAAGAAATGCATGCTCATTGCAACCCTTTGCAACCCGAAATTAATGTATTTTAG